A region of Etheostoma cragini isolate CJK2018 chromosome 2, CSU_Ecrag_1.0, whole genome shotgun sequence DNA encodes the following proteins:
- the tmx2b gene encoding thioredoxin-related transmembrane protein 2-B has translation MALLTPLFAFLYHLPQVYKWLLKPYYVASLFMSIAFLAIRKTPGICDHLATQREDGNSCDFDWREVEILMFLSAIVMMKNRRAITVEQHVGNIILFSKVANVILFFRLDIRMGLLYLTLCIVFLMICKPPLYMGPEYIKYFSDKTIDDELDKDSRVTWIVEFFANWSPECQSFASVYADLSLKYNCSGLKFGKVDIGRYGEVSKKYKVSTSPLSKQLPSLVLFQGGKEVMRRPQVDKKGRAVSWSFTEENIIREFNLNELYQKSKKFNKTKEDQVSKYQFPPVPEEDEPEQQGAQAEVVESESKKDK, from the exons ATGGCTCTGCTAACGCCATTATTCGCATTCCTGTACCACCTGCCGCAGGTGTACAAGTGGCTGCTAAAGCCCTACTATGTAGCCTCTCTCTTCATGTCTATTGCCTTTCTTGCTATCCGCAAGACCCCTGGCATCTGTGACCATCTGGCTACACAGCGAGAGGACGGCAACTCCTGCGACTTCGACTGG AGGGAGGTAGAGATCCTCATGTTCCTCAGTGCCATCGTCATGATGAAGAACAGACGAGCAA TAACGGTGGAGCAGCATGTGGGCAACATCATCCTGTTCAGCAAAGTGGCCAATGTCATCCTGTTCTTCAGACTGGACATCAGGATGGGACTTCTTTACCTGACACTCTGCATAG TGTTTCTGATGATCTGCAAGCCTCCTCTTTACATGGGACCAGAGTACATCAAATACTTCAGCGACAAAACCATTGAT gatGAGCTGGACAAAGACAGTCGTGTGACGTGGATTGTTGAATTTTTTGCCAACTGGTCTCCAGAGTGCCAGTCCTTTGCTTCTGTCTATGCGGATCTTTCTCTCAA GTATAACTGTTCTGGTCTCAAGTTTGGCAAAGTGGACATCGGACGTTATGGAGAAGTTTCCAAAAA GTACAAGGTGTCTACATCTCCGCTGTCCAAGCAGCTTCCGTCCTTGGTGTTGTTTCAGGGTGGGAAGGAAGTGATGCGGCGCCCCCAGGTGGACAAGAAGGGTAGAGCCGTGTCCTGGAGCTTCACTGAG gAGAACATCATCCGAGAGTTCAACCTGAATGAACTCTACCAGAAATCCAAGAAGTTCAACAAGACCAAAGAAGACCAGGTCAGCAAATACCAGTTCCCGCCGGTCCCCGAGGAGGATGAGCCTGAGCAGCAAGGAGCTCAGGCAGAGGTGGTGGAGTCTGAATCCAAGAAGGACAAATAA